DNA from Leptospira mayottensis 200901116:
ACCAAATAACATCTGCCAAAATTAAATATGAAAATACCAAAAGCCTATCCAAAACCGAAACGAATTCAGTTTGTAAATCATTCAGTCAGTTCGTAACAAAACATGGGAACTCTAATAAATTACGTCTCTTTGGGAATTTTATGACCTTTGAACAAATTTTATTTTTGTTCAATTTCTGTAGTAGTTTCCACATTTAAATCTTTGTACAAACTCTAAATCATTAATGTAAAATAACTTTTGAAAAAATCTGTTGGAATGATTCTCAAAAAATACATTCATAATATAATTTGACCGTTCTAGTTTTAAATTTAACTTTATAAAAACTCAATTTAAGAATAACATACCATTCTGGTTCGTATTTTTTATAAAACCTGGAATTAGGTCTTTAAATAAATCGTTCATGTGATAAAATGAACTCTTTTGGCGAACTTCTTTTTGTTAGGAATTAAAAATACCGAGGGTAAAGTACAAATCAAATGCGTAGATATATCATATCTTTTTTTATTCTTTCTCTCTTTTTTTGTGCAAAACTTCCAAACAAACCGGACCCTCCTTATGTTATACTCCAATATTTGCAAAAATTAAATTCTAATACTGAACAAGAACAAACAAACAATTCGGCGAATACTTCTCAATGTCAGAACGGACCTACAAATTTTACTCCAGGTGCCGTTTTTGATACGGGGCAGACAATTTGCTGGGATAATGTGGGAACTGTCGTTGCATGTCCGGGAACCGGTAGTGATGGAGAATTTAGCAATACTCCAAACGCACGCACTTTTTCCGCTCCAACCCCACACTGTGAATTTACTTCGGATTATACTACATTAGATACTCTACACGGGCTTACTTGGAAAACTTGTGCTCAGGGTCAAACCGGCTCGAATTGCTCCGGGGGAGCAACCATGATTAATTGGACCGACGCAAACGCCGGATTAGCAGGAAGTTGTACAACCTTAAACGGACTCAACAACGGTCAAGGATATGCGAGAAAAACGAATTGGAGAATCCCTACAGTCAAAGAATTAGCCTCTCTGATTCATTATTCGAACAATCCGCATATAAACAACACCTCGTTTCCAAATACATTTTCAGGAACCAAATATATGACAAATACGGCCGACACTACAACACCCGGTTCCAATTGGGCGATCAACTTTTCGGCCGCGCTTTTGGGGATTTCAAATGAGCCACAAGGAAATACCATCAATCTTCGCTGCGTTTCTGGAAATCCGATTCCAGCGTTCTCCTTTGTTGATAATGGAAACGGGACTGTCACCGACCAAAATACGGGACTTCTTTGGTCTCAATGTTCGGAAGGACAGGGCGGCGTAGGATGTCCGGGTGCATCTTTGGATTTGGATTGGAATGCGGCTCTAAATGCGTGCAATGTTTTAAATTTAGCAGGAAGGACAAACTGGAGATTACCGAACGCCAACGAACTTTTGAGCATCGTCGATTTCAATAATAACAACCCTGCTACCAACGCTGTTTCCTTCCCAAATACTCCAAACTCTAGCTATTGGACATCGACAACCTATGAAAACAATACTTTTTTCGCAGTCGTTATCTCTTTCGTGACCGGTTCCTTACGTATGGATCTAAATGACAAACTCCAGGCACTCAAAGTTCGTTGTGTTACAACATTTTGATACGAAAAAATCAGATCTTACCGATCAATTTTAAATTTCAGCAAGAGTCCTATCCAAAAAGCTTCCGAATAGGAACTCCGGTAATTTTTTAAACGACAGGAAAAAGCAGTACATAACGCCAATACAATGGAACTCTGTATTTTTTAGAAACTTACCGAGAACACTCTAGAGATATTTGGAACAAGCTCTAAATTTTAGAAAATTACGAACTTGAGATCAAGAGGTTCTGCAATGCAGTGTCAAGCCTTGGGTATAAAAAAGAAAATCCGGATTTTTGTAATCTTTCCGGTATCACTTTCTGGCCTTTTAAGATTGCGTCCGCGCCGTCTTGATAAAGGACTTTTAAAATTGTCGCCGGAACTCTAAAAAATGCGGGACGTTTCAGTGTATGTGCAAGTGTTTTCGAAAAGATCTCGTTACTTATCGGATTTGGAGCTACTAAATTGAATGCTCCTGAAAGATTAGAATTTTCTAATAAATAAACAATTGCACCTACCATATCTTCGATATGGATCCAACTAAAGACTTGCCTTCCGGAACCTATCGGTCCTCCCAAACCCAATCGAAAAGGAAAAAGCATACTTTTGAGAGCTCCTCCGTAAAGACTTAAAACAACGCCGATTCTAATTCGGACTAACCTTATCCCAAGTTTTGAAAGTGGCTCGGAAGCAGTTTCCCAATCAACGCATAACGATGCGAGGTAATCCGTACCAGGAGCGGAATCTTCTGAGAAATTCACCGTACCACTTTCAAAAAAACCGTAATATCCGATAGCAGATCCTTGGATGAAAACTTTTGGCGGAGTTCCCGCAATTCTAGAAATAGAAGAAACCAAATTTTCAGTATAATTCACTCTGGAAGAACGAATTTCCTCTTTCACTTTCTCAGTCCACCTAACTCCTACAATAGGAGCTCCGGCAAGATTTACAATGCCATCTAACCCTTCCAGATGCTCCGGTTTTGGATAATCTCCCCCCACAATTTCCAAATTTTTCCTATCTCGGAAAAATACAGGAATATCAGAAGACCGGCTAAAAATTCTTACAAAATGCCCCGCCTTAAGCAATCGAAGCGCAAGAGTTCTTCCTATCAACCCGGTCCCACCCGCAATTCCTATATTCATCATTTATCACCTTTTTATTTTTGTTTGAAAGATTCAAAAAACCAGAATCCTGATTGTCCCAAAGTGCGAGTTCTCACATTTTTGATTCTATGATTCCCAAAAGTCTACTCTCGAAGATTTTAATCCCAATTTTCCCAATCGCAATCATAATCGGAAATCTTTACCTTTTCAATACTACAAAAGATAAAATCGAAGCATTTATGATCCAGCCTCCATTTTTATCTTTCGATTTTACAAATTCCTATCTTTCCAACAAAGACTCAAGGATCAGTTATCTTTTGGATCGAAATCCTTATACAACATGGACGAAACTTCGCCATTCAAATAGAATGGAAGATTTCTTATTAGAATTAAGACAAACACATCATCTTAAAGAAAATAAACCTGAAATCTCAAAATGGAAAACCCTTCATGTTGTAGGTTGCAAACAAACTTTAGAAAAATTAAAACTCGATTTGATTCTGAGAGAATCCATCGATATGGACAAAGAGCTTAGAATGCCCAAGGATAGAATTTTAGGCGAAAAAGTTTTGAACTTTTCAAAATCTAAACATTTTAAAATCCCATTAGAACCCTATTATCAACCAGAAATAAGTTTTAAGTTCCCGCAGAAAATGTTTATTTGGATGGTTAATGGAACCTGGATCACAGAAAACCAGAACCATCTAAATGAAAAAAAAGGATTTTGCTTGGAAGATATATGGCTGAGCGAGGACTAACCCACACAATTTCGTAAAAAGCGACCGGAGTTCCCACAAACACTGGGGAGAACGACGGGAATCGAACCCGCGACGGCCAGTACCACAAACTGGAGCTCTACCAACTGAGCTACGTTCTCCGTCTCTGTTTTATCCTGGTGACCCGAGAGGGATTCGAACCCCCGACCCACTGCTTAGAAGGCAGTTGCTCTATCCAACTGAGCTACCGAGTCTTGAGGATTAAAATCGGGATGATAGGATTTGAACCTACGACCCTCTGCTCCCAAGGCAGATGCGCTACCCCTGCGCTACATCCCGTTTTCGACTCCATGTTTTTAAAAACGGTCTCACTGTCAAGTAGAGTCTTCCACTTTTTCAATATGCCGTAAGATCTCAGGATGTGTAGGAGCTTTCAAAAGGGCTTTTTTAAAAGCCAAAATCGCTTCTTCTTTTTTACCACTTTTGTAGAGAAGCACGCCGAATGAATCCAAATATGCGGGATTTTCAGGTTCTCCTTTAAGAACTGATTTTAAACAATCAGCGGCCAATTTCCATTCTTCTGGACTCGGATCTCTTTGATTCAAAAGCAGATAACCGAGAGAATTTAAACTGTTCTTATAATCGGGATGTAATTTAAGAATCCTTTTATGAATATCGATTGCGTCTTCTATACGACCGGACTTTTCCAGAGCAAAAGCCTTCATGGAAAGAATTTTCAAATCGTCCACTTGAATCTTGAGGCGTTCCTCACATTTTTCCAATGCTTTAGTATATTCTTTATTTTGAATCAAAGCATACACAATCATAAGAATTGAATTTTCCCGCTCACCGAATCTGGGAAATTTTTCAAGAAGTTCCTCCAAAATGGAAATACATTTCTTATGATTATTGGTCCTAGTACAACATATAGCAAAATTATAATATAATTCCGGATCTTCAATACCGGAGGAAATTTCACGATCAATCAGTGTAAGAGCAAAAAGAAAATTCCCCTTATCAATTTCCTGAAGAATCCTCCTTTTAGATTTTTTGCTTTTATCCGACATTCTTATAATTTATCCAAAAATTGATCTTAGAATCCATGGGAGAAATCAGCTACAATCATCCGATAAGTTTATAATACAACGTAGGATTCTAAAGTTTTGAAAAAGACTCCGAATCAAAAATCTTTCAACTTTTCCCCTGAAGGACTACCCTTTCTTAAAATAGATTTCCACTCTTTTAACTTTGAGAATCCACTCCGGTTTTTTTGAGGTTCTAAGACAAACTCTTGCTTAAAGTATTCGAAAGTTCGTGTACAAGCGAAAGATCCGTTTGATCGAGAGACAAAGGAGTTAAGGAAATTTTTCCGGAGAAAAAAGCGGTAAAGTCAGTCCCTTCTTCCGTGGCATGTCCCAATTCGGAACCACCGAGATAAAAATCGGCAATACCTCCGATGATATTCTTCTTAGAATAAGTGTCCTCGTATGTACGCTTTCCAAGTCTGGTAATCCTAAGATTTTCCATCGAAGAGACGAAGTCGAACGGAATATTCATGTTGTAGACGATTCCTACCTTTAAAAGAGAGGAATACTCATTGATAAAATCTCGAACGAATTCAGCTTCTCGAATATAATCGTAATCTTTAGTAACATTTCCGGAACTCACAGCCAAAGAAAGTCGGCTGTGAACCGCTCCATGTCTCGCCGCTCCGACCGTTCCCGAGTAATGAATATCGTGGCCCATATTCACACCTCGATTGATTCCGGATAATACAAAATCTATCTTCGGAAAAATATCTCCGTGTAAACCTATGTTCACACAATCCGCAGGATATCCGTCCACGATATAATGATTGTCATTGATTCGTTCCACTCTCATCGAATCGTAAATCGACAATGCCATAGAAGTTGCAGATCTTTCTCTCAAAGGAGCGATTAGGAACGTATCGTGTTCCTTCTGAAGGATAGCCTCCAAAGCTTTGATCCCTGAAGAAGCAATTCCATCGTCGTTTGTAATTAAAATATTCATAAGACCAA
Protein-coding regions in this window:
- a CDS encoding TIGR01777 family oxidoreductase, whose product is MNIGIAGGTGLIGRTLALRLLKAGHFVRIFSRSSDIPVFFRDRKNLEIVGGDYPKPEHLEGLDGIVNLAGAPIVGVRWTEKVKEEIRSSRVNYTENLVSSISRIAGTPPKVFIQGSAIGYYGFFESGTVNFSEDSAPGTDYLASLCVDWETASEPLSKLGIRLVRIRIGVVLSLYGGALKSMLFPFRLGLGGPIGSGRQVFSWIHIEDMVGAIVYLLENSNLSGAFNLVAPNPISNEIFSKTLAHTLKRPAFFRVPATILKVLYQDGADAILKGQKVIPERLQKSGFSFLYPRLDTALQNLLISSS
- a CDS encoding tetratricopeptide repeat protein; translated protein: MSDKSKKSKRRILQEIDKGNFLFALTLIDREISSGIEDPELYYNFAICCTRTNNHKKCISILEELLEKFPRFGERENSILMIVYALIQNKEYTKALEKCEERLKIQVDDLKILSMKAFALEKSGRIEDAIDIHKRILKLHPDYKNSLNSLGYLLLNQRDPSPEEWKLAADCLKSVLKGEPENPAYLDSFGVLLYKSGKKEEAILAFKKALLKAPTHPEILRHIEKVEDST
- a CDS encoding DUF1566 domain-containing protein, whose product is MRRYIISFFILSLFFCAKLPNKPDPPYVILQYLQKLNSNTEQEQTNNSANTSQCQNGPTNFTPGAVFDTGQTICWDNVGTVVACPGTGSDGEFSNTPNARTFSAPTPHCEFTSDYTTLDTLHGLTWKTCAQGQTGSNCSGGATMINWTDANAGLAGSCTTLNGLNNGQGYARKTNWRIPTVKELASLIHYSNNPHINNTSFPNTFSGTKYMTNTADTTTPGSNWAINFSAALLGISNEPQGNTINLRCVSGNPIPAFSFVDNGNGTVTDQNTGLLWSQCSEGQGGVGCPGASLDLDWNAALNACNVLNLAGRTNWRLPNANELLSIVDFNNNNPATNAVSFPNTPNSSYWTSTTYENNTFFAVVISFVTGSLRMDLNDKLQALKVRCVTTF
- the surE gene encoding 5'/3'-nucleotidase SurE, whose product is MNILITNDDGIASSGIKALEAILQKEHDTFLIAPLRERSATSMALSIYDSMRVERINDNHYIVDGYPADCVNIGLHGDIFPKIDFVLSGINRGVNMGHDIHYSGTVGAARHGAVHSRLSLAVSSGNVTKDYDYIREAEFVRDFINEYSSLLKVGIVYNMNIPFDFVSSMENLRITRLGKRTYEDTYSKKNIIGGIADFYLGGSELGHATEEGTDFTAFFSGKISLTPLSLDQTDLSLVHELSNTLSKSLS